In Pleurocapsa sp. PCC 7319, the following are encoded in one genomic region:
- the gyrA gene encoding DNA topoisomerase (ATP-hydrolyzing) subunit A — translation MTTSQERIIPTDLSNEMSRSYLEYAMSVIVGRALPDARDGLKPVHRRILYAMYELGLTPDRPFRKCARVVGEVLGKYHPHGDTAVYDALVRMAQDFSMRNPLINGHGNFGSIDNDPPAAMRYTECRLQTLATDSLLRDIEAETVDFADNFDGSQQEPVVLPARIPQLLLNGSSGIAVGMATNIPPHNLGELIEGAIALIHNPVISDLELMQYIKGPDFPTGGQIIGRAGIKEAYTTGRGSITMRGVAEIETLQQSGRADKEAIIITQLPYQTNKSSLIEKIADLVNDKKIDGISDIRDESDRTGMRVVIELKRDAYPRVVLNNLYKQTAVQANFGANMLALVNSEPQLLTIRHFLQVFLDFRVEAITRRTRYQLRKAEERDHLLQGLLIALDNIDAIIHLIRGAADTATAKNELVESYGLSQTQADAILQMQLRRLTALEAEKIQAEHEDLQTQIADLNDILARKERIEAIIESELTNIKNVHATPRRTEIVQGEGELLDKDLIANEQSVILLTEQGYIKRMPVSTFEAQSRATRGKAAAKMKENDGVEHFMTCCDHDTVLFFSDRGVVYSFHAYQIPATSRTARGIPIVQMLPISQAEKITSMISVSEFTEDEYLVMLTRKGNIKKTALSAFANIRSNGLIAISLQEEDELRWVRLATEEDSVIIGTRQGKAIHFKTNKQQLRPLGRSTKGVKSMKLRGDDELISMDIIPSQIVATIGETGDEEEDENAEELVDEGVDNGPWLLAITNNGYGKRVPISKFRLQNRAGMGVRAIKFKSKDDCLVAIDIVNPEDELMIVTNRGIMIRQAVQAISLQSRTATGVRVQKLDQDDAIAAVAPVPPIAESENNEEVEVE, via the coding sequence ATGACCACTTCCCAGGAACGGATTATCCCCACTGATCTGAGTAACGAAATGTCTCGCTCCTATCTGGAGTATGCCATGAGTGTAATTGTTGGCCGGGCATTGCCAGATGCTAGGGATGGTCTAAAACCAGTCCATCGTCGCATTCTTTATGCGATGTACGAACTAGGATTAACTCCAGATCGTCCTTTTCGTAAGTGTGCCCGTGTTGTCGGGGAAGTATTAGGTAAATATCATCCTCACGGTGATACTGCTGTTTACGATGCTTTAGTCAGGATGGCACAAGATTTCTCCATGAGAAATCCCCTAATTAACGGACATGGTAACTTCGGCTCGATTGATAACGATCCTCCCGCTGCGATGCGTTATACCGAATGTCGTTTGCAAACTTTGGCAACGGATTCTTTACTGCGAGATATTGAGGCAGAAACAGTAGATTTTGCCGATAACTTTGATGGCTCACAGCAAGAACCAGTAGTCTTGCCTGCGAGAATTCCTCAGTTGCTACTCAACGGTTCATCGGGTATCGCTGTGGGAATGGCAACCAATATTCCACCACATAATTTAGGAGAATTAATTGAAGGAGCGATCGCTCTGATTCATAATCCAGTAATTAGTGACCTGGAATTAATGCAATACATAAAAGGTCCTGATTTTCCTACAGGAGGGCAAATCATCGGTAGAGCCGGTATTAAAGAAGCCTACACCACAGGACGAGGCTCAATTACCATGCGGGGGGTAGCAGAAATTGAAACCCTGCAACAAAGCGGTCGAGCCGATAAAGAAGCAATTATTATTACTCAGCTACCCTACCAAACCAATAAATCATCTTTAATTGAGAAGATTGCCGATCTGGTCAACGATAAGAAAATCGACGGTATTTCGGATATTCGGGACGAAAGTGATCGCACCGGAATGCGGGTGGTGATTGAACTCAAACGAGATGCTTATCCTCGGGTTGTCCTCAACAATCTCTACAAACAAACTGCTGTACAGGCAAACTTTGGGGCTAATATGCTGGCATTAGTTAACAGTGAACCCCAATTGTTAACCATTCGTCACTTTCTCCAGGTCTTTTTAGACTTTCGTGTCGAAGCAATCACTAGACGAACTCGCTACCAGCTACGTAAAGCGGAAGAAAGAGATCATCTCTTACAGGGTTTGTTGATTGCCCTCGATAACATTGATGCCATTATCCATTTAATTAGAGGGGCTGCCGATACTGCTACTGCTAAGAATGAGTTGGTGGAAAGTTATGGCTTATCTCAAACCCAAGCTGATGCTATTCTTCAAATGCAGTTACGTCGCTTAACTGCCCTAGAAGCGGAAAAAATTCAAGCAGAACATGAAGATCTTCAGACTCAGATTGCCGACTTAAACGATATTCTGGCACGAAAAGAACGCATCGAAGCGATTATCGAATCGGAACTTACCAATATCAAGAATGTTCATGCTACTCCGCGTCGCACTGAGATTGTCCAAGGAGAGGGAGAACTTTTAGACAAAGACCTAATTGCCAACGAACAGTCGGTAATTCTGCTCACTGAACAGGGCTATATCAAACGGATGCCTGTTAGTACTTTTGAAGCTCAGAGTCGGGCAACGAGAGGGAAAGCAGCGGCCAAGATGAAGGAAAACGACGGTGTAGAACACTTTATGACCTGTTGTGATCATGATACCGTCTTATTCTTTAGCGATCGCGGAGTAGTCTATTCTTTCCATGCCTACCAAATTCCTGCTACTTCTCGTACCGCCAGGGGAATTCCGATCGTCCAAATGTTGCCCATTTCTCAGGCAGAGAAAATCACTTCGATGATCTCAGTGAGCGAGTTTACCGAAGATGAATATCTAGTGATGCTAACTCGTAAAGGCAATATTAAGAAAACCGCTCTTTCTGCTTTTGCTAATATTCGTTCCAATGGCTTAATTGCTATTTCTCTCCAGGAAGAAGATGAACTACGTTGGGTACGTTTGGCCACAGAAGAAGATAGCGTAATTATTGGTACACGCCAGGGCAAGGCAATTCACTTTAAGACTAATAAACAGCAACTCCGTCCTTTAGGTAGATCAACCAAAGGTGTTAAGTCTATGAAGCTAAGGGGAGATGATGAATTGATTAGCATGGATATTATTCCTTCCCAGATTGTTGCCACCATTGGTGAAACAGGAGATGAAGAGGAAGACGAGAATGCCGAAGAGTTAGTGGACGAAGGAGTAGATAATGGCCCTTGGTTATTAGCTATTACCAACAACGGCTATGGTAAACGAGTTCCAATATCCAAATTCCGCCTGCAAAATCGTGCCGGAATGGGAGTTAGAGCTATTAAGTTTAAATCAAAAGACGATTGCTTAGTAGCAATTGATATTGTTAACCCAGAAGATGAACTGATGATTGTCACCAACCGTGGCATTATGATTCGTCAAGCAGTTCAAGCCATATCATTACAATCCCGTACTGCTACTGGAGTCAGAGTCCAAAAGCTCGATCAGGATGATGCGATCGCTGCGGTTGCTCCCGTTCCTCCTATTGCTGAATCAGAAAATAATGAAGAAGTAGAAGTAGAATAG
- a CDS encoding serine/threonine-protein kinase, giving the protein MDANLVGKTIQGRYYIVKQLGRGGVGVTFLAQDQQCFDSQCVVKQLKPKSDNPKTLEIARRLFNREAEIMNRLGYCDRIPRLLAYFEDHKDFFLVQELIEGHDLSQEIVSGKPWSEEKTIILLKDILEVLLVVQQHSVIHRDLKPSNLMRRTKDNKIVLIDFGSVKQVSTQVIDTAGQIKQTVAVGTKSYMPMEQMMGRPGFHSDIYAVGIIAIQALTGVTPKQFTFNQNGEIIWRNKLNKKVNYQPRFLNILDKMVRYRFQERYTSAGVVLSDLEQLDAEQNNNKETIVISNQNPPVTKSQQPQGRSNINLTTKIISKQSETANIQQPQLVNHPAYLSSNHNEFLSVNRSESQTKSKSGLKSKVVAAVFVGVGLLAALGTWLHGNNRTVEPEIELSLYENPSQGFRVNYPEVWSKQNRDDFFATGVVFFSPLEDDSDRFKERVSVLVENLSSEMSLAQYTDESIAEIKRLSDPKVGAAQSIILGQSEARQVVYHGEENGNRVQRMQTWSVKNKQAYVITYTAKPDSYDSYLPTVEKMIESFETISN; this is encoded by the coding sequence ATGGATGCCAATCTCGTAGGAAAAACTATTCAGGGACGTTACTATATCGTCAAACAGCTGGGACGAGGTGGCGTTGGAGTCACTTTTTTAGCTCAAGATCAACAGTGCTTTGATAGTCAGTGTGTCGTCAAACAATTAAAACCAAAATCAGACAATCCCAAAACTTTAGAAATAGCTCGGCGATTATTCAATCGAGAAGCAGAAATTATGAATCGTCTGGGATACTGCGATCGCATCCCGCGATTATTAGCCTATTTTGAAGATCACAAAGACTTTTTTCTCGTTCAAGAATTAATTGAAGGGCACGATCTAAGTCAAGAAATAGTTTCTGGCAAACCGTGGTCGGAAGAGAAAACCATTATCCTCCTCAAGGACATTCTCGAGGTACTATTAGTCGTACAACAGCATAGTGTGATTCATCGCGACTTAAAGCCCTCCAATTTAATGCGACGGACGAAAGACAACAAAATTGTTTTAATTGATTTTGGCTCAGTTAAACAGGTAAGTACGCAAGTTATCGATACGGCAGGACAAATAAAACAAACTGTAGCAGTTGGTACCAAATCTTATATGCCTATGGAGCAAATGATGGGTCGTCCTGGGTTTCATAGTGACATTTATGCTGTGGGAATTATTGCCATCCAAGCTTTAACTGGGGTAACTCCCAAACAATTTACTTTCAACCAAAATGGGGAAATAATCTGGCGGAATAAACTCAATAAAAAGGTAAATTACCAACCTCGCTTTCTCAATATTTTAGATAAAATGGTTCGCTATCGTTTTCAAGAAAGATATACTTCAGCAGGGGTTGTGCTATCTGATTTAGAGCAATTAGACGCAGAACAAAACAATAATAAAGAGACAATTGTAATTTCTAATCAAAATCCACCCGTAACTAAATCTCAACAGCCTCAAGGACGCTCTAATATCAATCTCACAACCAAAATTATTAGTAAACAGTCAGAGACGGCTAATATTCAGCAACCTCAGCTCGTAAATCATCCAGCTTATCTTTCGAGTAATCATAATGAATTCCTCAGTGTCAATCGCTCGGAGTCTCAAACGAAATCAAAATCAGGATTGAAATCTAAGGTTGTAGCTGCTGTTTTTGTGGGAGTAGGTTTACTAGCTGCTTTGGGTACTTGGCTTCATGGGAACAATAGAACTGTCGAACCGGAAATTGAACTATCACTTTATGAAAATCCTAGCCAAGGTTTTCGGGTCAATTACCCCGAAGTGTGGTCGAAACAAAATCGAGATGATTTTTTTGCTACTGGAGTTGTATTTTTTTCTCCCCTGGAAGATGACTCAGATCGTTTTAAAGAGCGAGTTAGTGTCTTGGTCGAAAATCTATCGAGTGAGATGTCTTTAGCGCAATATACTGATGAATCAATCGCCGAAATTAAAAGACTATCTGATCCCAAAGTCGGTGCAGCCCAGTCTATAATTCTGGGTCAAAGTGAAGCTAGACAAGTAGTCTATCATGGGGAAGAAAATGGCAACCGAGTCCAAAGAATGCAAACCTGGTCGGTCAAAAATAAGCAAGCTTACGTAATTACCTACACAGCAAAACCAGATAGCTATGATAGTTATTTGCCCACGGTAGAAAAAATGATTGAATCTTTCGAAACCATTAGCAACTGA
- a CDS encoding aspartate kinase codes for MALVVQKYGGTSVGSVERIQAVANRVRKTAQQGNNLVVVVSAMGKTTDTLVKLASEVSSNPCRREMDMLLSTGEQVTIALLSMALQELGQPAISLTGAQVGIVTEAEHSRARILQICTDRLERHLNQGEVVVVAGFQGVSSTEDLEITTLGRGGSDTSAVALAASLKADRCEIYTDVPGILTTDPRLVPSAQLMSEITADEMLELASLGAKVLHPRAVEIARNYGMPLIVLSSWSDRPGTKVVSRLPQPRSLQGMEIAKAVDGVEIDRDQAKIAMLHVPDSPGVAAKLFGEIANQNIDVDLIIQSIHEGNTNDISFTVVNQVLKQAEAVAEAIAPSLRTHPAASTEAEVMIDQEIAKVAISGAGMIGRPGIAAKMFKTLADAKINIQMISTSEVKVSCVVHESECDRALHILSQAFDVDLSSQKEITANRYQGEHPPVRGVALDTNQARIAIRQVPDVPGMAAQIFSLLAKKSISVDAIIQSQRCHIINNIPTRDIAFTVAQSDADLACEAITELNQKIGCGDVSGDKAIAKLSIVGAGMIGHPGVAAKFFAALAQAQINIQMITTSEIKISCVIDEADGVKGLNAVHGAFGLGGDEKVNIPA; via the coding sequence ATGGCTTTGGTTGTTCAAAAATATGGTGGTACATCTGTTGGCTCAGTTGAGCGCATCCAGGCTGTGGCGAATAGAGTGCGCAAGACTGCTCAACAAGGAAATAATTTAGTAGTAGTGGTCTCAGCAATGGGCAAAACTACAGATACTTTAGTTAAGTTGGCAAGTGAGGTATCGAGTAATCCCTGTCGTCGCGAAATGGATATGCTGTTGTCTACGGGGGAACAAGTGACCATTGCCTTGCTTAGTATGGCATTGCAAGAATTAGGGCAGCCAGCTATTTCCCTGACAGGGGCACAAGTGGGAATTGTCACCGAAGCAGAACATAGTCGAGCCAGAATTTTGCAAATATGTACAGATCGTTTGGAAAGACATCTAAATCAGGGAGAGGTGGTAGTAGTAGCCGGCTTTCAGGGGGTCAGCAGTACTGAAGATTTAGAAATTACTACTTTGGGTAGAGGTGGTTCTGATACTTCAGCTGTGGCTTTAGCTGCTTCGTTGAAGGCAGATCGTTGTGAAATATATACTGATGTACCTGGTATTTTGACAACAGATCCCCGTCTTGTTCCTTCTGCTCAACTAATGTCAGAGATTACCGCTGATGAAATGCTGGAATTAGCTAGTTTGGGAGCTAAAGTGTTACATCCCCGTGCAGTGGAGATTGCCCGAAATTATGGTATGCCATTGATAGTTTTATCTAGCTGGAGCGATCGCCCGGGGACCAAAGTAGTATCTCGCTTACCTCAGCCCCGTTCGCTACAGGGCATGGAAATTGCTAAAGCAGTAGATGGTGTAGAAATCGACCGAGATCAGGCTAAAATTGCAATGTTACATGTGCCAGATTCTCCAGGTGTTGCCGCAAAGCTATTTGGAGAGATAGCAAACCAAAATATTGATGTTGATTTAATCATTCAATCGATTCACGAAGGTAACACTAACGATATTTCCTTTACTGTGGTCAATCAAGTCTTGAAACAAGCAGAGGCAGTGGCTGAAGCGATCGCTCCATCTCTACGTACCCATCCAGCAGCCTCGACAGAAGCGGAGGTGATGATTGATCAAGAAATTGCTAAGGTTGCTATTTCTGGTGCGGGTATGATTGGTCGCCCGGGGATTGCGGCTAAGATGTTTAAGACTCTGGCAGATGCCAAAATTAATATTCAGATGATTTCTACTTCAGAAGTCAAGGTTAGCTGTGTTGTTCACGAGTCAGAATGCGATCGTGCCTTGCATATCCTTTCCCAGGCGTTTGATGTCGATCTCAGCTCTCAAAAAGAAATTACTGCCAATAGGTATCAGGGTGAACATCCTCCCGTTAGAGGCGTAGCTCTCGATACGAATCAAGCACGTATTGCTATTCGCCAGGTGCCAGATGTTCCGGGGATGGCGGCGCAGATATTTAGCTTGCTAGCCAAGAAAAGTATCAGTGTCGATGCTATTATTCAATCCCAACGTTGTCATATCATCAATAATATTCCTACCCGCGATATTGCTTTTACTGTTGCCCAAAGTGATGCCGATCTAGCCTGTGAAGCAATTACTGAGTTAAACCAAAAAATTGGCTGTGGTGACGTTTCTGGAGATAAAGCGATCGCTAAATTGAGCATAGTTGGTGCGGGAATGATCGGGCATCCAGGAGTAGCTGCCAAATTTTTTGCTGCCCTAGCTCAAGCTCAAATTAATATCCAAATGATTACTACTTCGGAAATCAAAATTAGTTGTGTAATCGATGAAGCAGATGGAGTCAAAGGTCTGAATGCAGTACATGGAGCTTTTGGTTTAGGAGGAGATGAAAAAGTAAATATTCCAGCCTAA
- a CDS encoding NADPH-dependent FMN reductase, which produces MIKIIGITGSLRTDSYSALALQQALNRVQALGAEVELLDLRDIKLPFCDGGSEYPDYPDVNVLRDQVKASDGLILATPEYHGSVSGVLKNALDLMSFEHLSDKVTGLISVLGGQSNSNALNDLRIILRWVHGFVIPEQIAVGQAWQAFDQDGKLKDAKLSERFDGFAQSLVDHTIKLRK; this is translated from the coding sequence ATGATTAAGATAATTGGCATTACAGGTAGCCTTCGCACCGATTCTTATAGTGCTTTGGCATTGCAGCAAGCGCTAAATCGAGTTCAAGCATTAGGTGCAGAAGTTGAACTTCTTGATTTGAGAGATATAAAATTACCTTTTTGTGATGGAGGTAGTGAATATCCTGATTATCCCGATGTGAATGTGTTGCGAGATCAGGTGAAAGCTAGTGATGGTTTGATTTTGGCAACTCCTGAATATCACGGTAGCGTTAGTGGAGTTTTAAAAAATGCTCTAGATTTGATGAGTTTTGAACATTTATCAGATAAAGTGACTGGATTAATTAGTGTCTTGGGAGGGCAATCCAATAGTAATGCGCTCAATGACCTCAGAATTATTTTGCGTTGGGTACATGGATTTGTAATTCCCGAACAAATTGCTGTTGGACAAGCATGGCAAGCTTTTGATCAAGATGGTAAGTTGAAGGATGCCAAGCTATCTGAAAGATTTGATGGATTTGCTCAAAGTTTAGTCGATCACACAATTAAGCTAAGAAAATAG
- a CDS encoding pantothenate kinase — MNDKCLELENWLAVAIGNSRLHWAWFRHNILIEQWDTPHLSTEIRLNQIPQQFLATNFKQQNLTKPTPIYLASVVPKQTKLWQNYADLNLVTLKDVDIKNIYPTMGIDRALAVWGAGETYGYPCLVIDGGTALTFTAVNPIKQLLGGAILPGLRLQFTSLKQRTANLPEITLPKILPPRWTLDTNQAIASGVIHTQIAGIHSYIIDWQRKFLNSKVIFTGGDANVLAQYLSIQFPEIMPQIIVDQNLVFWGIKSVYKSRNLS, encoded by the coding sequence GTGAATGATAAATGTTTAGAATTAGAAAATTGGTTAGCAGTGGCCATTGGAAATTCTAGATTACATTGGGCTTGGTTTAGACATAATATCTTAATAGAACAATGGGATACACCGCATTTATCAACTGAAATCAGACTAAATCAAATTCCCCAGCAGTTTTTAGCGACTAATTTTAAGCAACAAAACTTAACCAAACCAACTCCAATTTATTTGGCTTCAGTTGTGCCGAAACAAACAAAATTATGGCAAAACTATGCTGATTTGAACTTAGTTACTCTCAAAGATGTTGACATCAAAAATATTTATCCTACTATGGGGATTGACCGTGCATTAGCTGTTTGGGGTGCGGGAGAAACTTATGGTTATCCCTGTTTGGTTATAGATGGGGGAACAGCTTTAACTTTTACAGCAGTAAACCCTATAAAGCAACTACTTGGAGGAGCAATCTTACCTGGTTTAAGACTGCAATTTACTAGTCTCAAACAAAGAACTGCTAATCTTCCAGAGATAACTCTCCCCAAAATATTGCCCCCTCGTTGGACATTGGATACCAATCAGGCGATCGCCAGTGGTGTTATTCATACCCAGATCGCTGGTATTCATAGCTATATCATTGATTGGCAACGAAAATTTCTAAACAGTAAAGTAATTTTTACAGGTGGAGATGCTAATGTACTAGCTCAATATTTATCCATACAATTTCCTGAAATCATGCCACAAATAATTGTCGATCAAAACCTGGTTTTTTGGGGAATTAAGTCAGTTTACAAGTCACGAAACTTAAGCTAA
- a CDS encoding sodium/glutamate symporter, which yields MFNLLNVLFAFIVVGVLLLIARFIKHKIRLFQTLYLPESIIAGAIALLLGSGALGAIAVSLGANPDSYLAGGLFPEEMREVWSQSPGVFINIVFAALFLGEHIPNPKEIWRKTAPQVAFGQTLAWGQYVIGILVTLVVLTPLLGANPIAGALIEIGFEGGHGTAGGMADTMTELGFPEGGDLALGLATVGIVTGIIFGTVLAHWGRQKGYIESEPVSVTSGDAQFQETAPTEPSSVLAKRARLMQNLLVDPLSLNFGFTGIAIAIGWVILQIMTLIESATWGRNGLELVGAVPLFPMALIGGIIIQLFMKRLDLDVLIIRRLQERIAGVALDILVVTALASINLAVLGANIGVFLTLAIVGITWNVLAFIYIAPRILPVYWFERGIGDMGQSMGVTATGILLIRMVDPKNRTGAFESFAYKQLFFEPIVGGGLFTAAAPALINQFGSISILFLTAGLLAFWLIFGIINCKRTAKKLQEEQAIAEPQTNPVG from the coding sequence ATGTTTAACTTACTTAATGTCCTATTTGCTTTTATCGTAGTTGGAGTCTTGCTCTTAATTGCAAGGTTCATTAAACATAAAATTAGGCTATTTCAAACACTTTATTTACCAGAATCAATTATAGCTGGTGCGATCGCTCTGCTACTTGGTTCAGGAGCTTTGGGGGCGATCGCCGTATCATTAGGAGCTAATCCTGACTCTTATTTAGCTGGGGGTTTGTTCCCTGAGGAAATGAGGGAAGTTTGGTCGCAATCCCCTGGAGTATTTATCAATATAGTCTTTGCAGCTTTATTTTTAGGAGAACACATTCCCAATCCTAAAGAAATATGGCGTAAAACCGCTCCTCAGGTAGCTTTTGGTCAAACTTTGGCTTGGGGACAATATGTTATTGGTATTTTAGTTACCTTAGTGGTTTTAACTCCCTTGTTAGGGGCTAATCCAATTGCAGGAGCCTTGATCGAAATTGGTTTCGAGGGAGGGCATGGTACAGCTGGTGGGATGGCAGACACCATGACCGAGTTGGGTTTTCCTGAAGGAGGCGACTTAGCATTAGGTTTGGCTACCGTTGGTATTGTCACCGGAATTATATTTGGGACAGTACTGGCTCATTGGGGTCGTCAAAAAGGGTATATTGAGTCTGAGCCTGTTTCCGTTACCAGTGGTGATGCCCAGTTCCAAGAAACAGCACCCACCGAACCTAGTAGTGTATTGGCAAAAAGAGCTAGACTAATGCAAAACTTGCTAGTCGATCCTCTATCGCTTAACTTCGGTTTTACAGGAATAGCGATCGCGATTGGGTGGGTAATTCTACAAATCATGACCTTAATTGAATCAGCTACTTGGGGGCGTAATGGTTTAGAACTAGTAGGAGCAGTACCTTTATTTCCAATGGCATTGATTGGTGGCATCATCATTCAATTGTTCATGAAACGCTTAGATCTCGATGTCTTAATTATTAGAAGATTACAAGAGCGAATCGCAGGGGTCGCTTTAGATATTTTAGTAGTAACTGCTTTGGCCTCAATTAACTTGGCTGTGTTAGGAGCAAATATTGGTGTATTCCTAACTTTAGCAATTGTTGGTATTACGTGGAATGTTCTGGCATTTATTTATATTGCTCCTCGAATTTTGCCTGTATATTGGTTTGAGCGCGGAATTGGAGACATGGGACAGTCAATGGGTGTAACTGCTACAGGTATTCTGTTGATTCGTATGGTTGACCCCAAAAATCGTACAGGAGCATTTGAAAGCTTTGCCTATAAACAATTGTTTTTTGAACCTATTGTGGGCGGAGGTTTGTTTACTGCTGCCGCTCCAGCTTTAATCAATCAGTTTGGCTCGATATCGATTTTATTTTTAACGGCTGGATTACTAGCTTTTTGGCTCATTTTTGGCATCATCAATTGTAAAAGAACTGCCAAGAAGCTACAAGAAGAACAGGCGATCGCCGAACCTCAAACTAACCCTGTGGGATAG
- the sodX gene encoding nickel-type superoxide dismutase maturation protease, whose product MAQMLPETNYRELLLWIFRCRKRLKVIGKSMLPLLEPGTEILINPNAYQKLMPKIGDIIVTTHPYHPELSIVKRITAINKDGSYFLTGDNLTESTDSRHWGSIKLEDIIGQVTSSFN is encoded by the coding sequence ATGGCTCAAATGTTACCAGAAACTAATTATAGAGAATTATTATTATGGATATTTCGTTGTAGAAAACGGTTGAAAGTAATAGGGAAATCGATGCTTCCTTTGTTAGAGCCAGGAACAGAAATATTAATTAATCCCAATGCATACCAAAAATTAATGCCAAAAATTGGTGATATTATCGTTACAACTCATCCCTATCATCCAGAACTTAGTATTGTTAAAAGAATTACAGCAATAAATAAAGATGGAAGTTACTTTTTAACAGGGGATAACCTCACTGAAAGTACCGATAGTCGTCATTGGGGCAGTATAAAACTGGAAGATATTATTGGTCAGGTAACAAGTAGTTTTAACTGA
- a CDS encoding ABC transporter permease, protein MSQSISNRNIKSALAPNPAISKQSNEKNSSLGDFIQETLALTQRLFIQLQRRPSTLIAGVIQPFMWLILFGALFSKAPSGLFGNDLSYAKFLAPGVIVFTAFSGALNAGLPVMFDREFGFLNRLLVAPLSTRYSIVAASTVYIIALSFIQTAVIILASAILGAGLPGISGLSAIALLVFLIVLGVTALSLGLAFALPGHIELIAVIFVTNLPLLFASTALAPLDFMAGWLQVIASLNPLTYAIEPIRYIYSHGDWAINSMVMDTPWIGFSFGGVILVLLAFDALVLLAIQPLLRRRFA, encoded by the coding sequence ATGAGTCAGTCAATTTCCAATAGAAATATCAAATCCGCCTTAGCACCAAACCCTGCAATCAGCAAACAAAGTAACGAGAAAAATAGCTCTTTAGGGGATTTTATTCAGGAAACATTAGCCCTTACCCAGCGTCTATTTATTCAACTACAACGTCGTCCTTCAACTCTAATTGCGGGAGTTATCCAGCCTTTTATGTGGTTAATTCTCTTTGGTGCGCTGTTTAGCAAAGCACCTTCTGGTTTATTTGGGAATGACTTAAGTTATGCTAAATTCCTGGCACCAGGAGTAATTGTATTTACCGCCTTTTCTGGAGCCTTAAATGCCGGGCTACCGGTAATGTTTGACCGCGAATTTGGCTTTCTCAATCGTTTATTGGTAGCACCTTTGTCTACTAGATATTCGATTGTGGCTGCTTCTACGGTCTATATTATTGCTTTAAGCTTTATTCAAACCGCAGTAATTATCTTGGCTAGTGCGATTTTGGGAGCAGGGTTGCCAGGAATTTCGGGCTTAAGTGCGATCGCTTTGCTCGTCTTTCTGATTGTTTTGGGAGTAACTGCATTAAGTTTGGGTCTAGCTTTTGCTTTACCTGGTCATATTGAACTGATTGCCGTGATTTTTGTAACTAATTTACCTTTGTTGTTTGCTAGTACCGCCCTTGCTCCCCTAGACTTTATGGCTGGTTGGCTTCAGGTGATTGCTAGTCTAAATCCTTTAACTTATGCGATCGAACCAATTCGCTATATCTACAGTCATGGAGATTGGGCAATCAACAGCATGGTAATGGATACACCTTGGATCGGATTTAGTTTTGGTGGTGTTATTCTAGTGTTATTGGCTTTTGATGCTTTAGTACTTCTAGCAATTCAGCCTCTATTGCGTCGTCGTTTTGCTTAA